TTGCGTCCCTAATATTAATAGGAAAATGTAATaatataaactaaaactaatacatcgaaaaattttagGTATTGGTAATATAATCCACTTTTAGTAATTGTGATGGTTTGTAAATTTACGTATATCAATACCACGTGTCTCAGTAATGAATCAGAGTGGAAATATGAGGAATGTGGGTGCACTTGCTCGTATAGGTGTTGGAACGCTGCACTTACTTCAGGCAGAAATCAAAAACCTGTAaaccaaaaacttaaaaataactcACAAATATATCATTACAACTTATCTGTAATTGTAGACTTAAAGCGCGATGACTTGCTCGTGTAGGTGTTGCGCATACATCTACGTACAGCATATTGTTCTAGACGGGGTAAGGTATCGACGTGGACAGCCAGTTCGGAAGTCAAATTCATTTCAGAGGTAGCAGTACTAGGCACATAATAACCGTCACATGTTAAACAGGTATTTGCACCATCATACACAACACGCTCCATGTCTCCTATGAAATTGTCCGTAGCACCACATGAGACAATGGTAGAAATACGCGCATACGTGCTTTCGTTTCTAAAAACCACAATAGTTGGGCCACCTAGCTCTTCAACACACACCTTCCGCAGCAATTGCTCGTCTGTGAAGtcctacaaataaaaactttatttattacaatttattagcaaatattCTAAAAGAACTTACTAActgtagtttatgtattgtatgtaaggTGGTCTctgttatatttgcaaaaacgcTGCTATAAAAcctatgaatgaaaaaatttaataagaatttttacaaatgtctgATCTGGACTTACATGTATGAAAATTTACAAACCGGTGGTTTTCTGCAGCAGAAAGCCGACTCCAAATAATCGACTATCACCATATGTAAGACATAATCGACCTAAATAGTGAAAAACgacattaatttacaaaataattagcttttattattatacttacttGAATGTTTACAAACAGATAAAAGATTTTCAACGAATAATAACAAAGCAAAGCGTCAAAGTGGAAACGGTGTTGCCGACcaaataatttgcaccaaaagtttagtttttactacaattgaaaaatttttttgtgaaataggtacttttttttgtaaagaagcaacacgttttcaaataagggagccgatatgtcaagagggagcgagaaagctgtttactaacctaaccttctataattgaatcatgtaaAAAAACCATAATTTGACTTTCCGCAGCCAGACCCAAAAATCGCGGCAACCGgtgtaaatatcaaaaatgcatTCGATTACTGTGCAGGTACCATATTTCTGGAGGCACCTGGTAGACAATAACTAGCAAGTAAAGCAGTTTTGgtgtttttagcatttttaaaaGGGTTGACGAATGTGTAACtttgtgaaaaaatgtcaagcaaatcaGACGAAAGCTCGGGGAGTTATAGAACTTCGACTGACACAATTTAGGCAGGACAGTTTGTTACTGCGAGACTTTATGCTCATACGACAGATTTTTGAGGTGGGTACAAAATGTTCACTGACTCTCTGAAAAGTATTTCCTCATTGtgcttttttcttaaataacacCATTCCCTGCAAACATGAGCTCTAAGCGGCACAATAATAACCGTGTCCCTAAATTTGCCTCGCGTTCCCTACTCGCTCACTGAAgggagaaaaaaataataataaaaatccagAATAcgcccacatatgtatgtaaatactcgtgaaaaaaatattgtattagtgACAATCGTGGTTTCTGCTGCTTCTCAGCCATCACTCAGCCTCCTCGAGTTCCCATGTGCTCCCACTGCCTATGCACTGCCACAAGCactttgttggtatttttccgTTCACTACCGCCacttttttgcttatattttgaGAGTCGCATTTGAGCCTTGACATGTTGACAGCGCAACAGACAAGCGCATGTATCTATACACGCCagcacaataaaaacaacacattcacacatacttacatgctTCTAGTTACATATATGGGATTTTTCATCGACACAGGCATTTGGTTTTGTATGTTGAGTAATGAGGCTCTTTGCGCATTATTTGAAATGTGACCCCCGTTTTTAATAACTTCCGCTCGTTTCCGGTAATGACACCCAGCTAAGAGAACGTGTCCTTGCCGGTGGGCTTAGAGCGTGTGCGATGTGAAAATATTGCAAGTTCTACGTTTTTGTTTCGCCGCCTCGATATTGACTTATGGGGCAGCATTTGACATGCAGTTAATGGATTTTAGAATTTTACATAGTTGCAcaatgaaatgataaaaaaagtttttgaaaaaagtaaaaaattatatatttatgaagaactt
The sequence above is drawn from the Anastrepha obliqua isolate idAnaObli1 chromosome 4, idAnaObli1_1.0, whole genome shotgun sequence genome and encodes:
- the LOC129246166 gene encoding T-complex protein 1 subunit theta-like — translated: MVIVDYLESAFCCRKPPVCKFSYMFYSSVFANITETTLHTIHKLQLDFTDEQLLRKVCVEELGGPTIVVFRNESTYARISTIVSCGATDNFIGDMERVVYDGANTCLTCDGYYVPSTATSEMNLTSELAVHVDTLPRLEQYAVRRCMRNTYTSKSSRFKSTITDKFLISA